One Paraburkholderia kururiensis DNA window includes the following coding sequences:
- a CDS encoding NarK family nitrate/nitrite MFS transporter, with protein MNSQPLGSRRGRLLEIWTPEDKAFWEREGEAVARLNLWISVPALFLAFAIWQVWSVVAVSLPALGFHYSTNQLFWLAAAPALSGATLRIFYSFMVPLVGGRRWTAISTASLLIPALGIGFAVQDNTTSYPTMLLLALLCGFGGGNFSSSMANISFFFPKERKGSALGVNAGLGNLGVSVVQFLSPLVVTAGVFGIFGGAPQTIIKNHETIQVWTQNAAFIWVPWIAIASLAAWFGMNDLAEARASFSEQAVIFRRKHNWLMCVLYLGTFGSFIGYAAGFPLLIKSQFPGINPLAYAWLGPLGGAVVRPFGGWLADRLGGARVTLWNFVVMACAVGGVLYFLPTGPSGGVFGGFFTSFLVLFLTTGIGNGSTFRMIPVIFQTLKLREVNAKDRDAVARATKEGNTEAAATLGFSAAMAAYGGFFIPKSYGSSIALTGGPEAALYVFIAFYLICIAVTWWHYARRNAPMPC; from the coding sequence ATGAACTCCCAACCGCTGGGCTCGCGGCGTGGCCGCCTGCTCGAAATCTGGACGCCTGAAGACAAGGCGTTCTGGGAACGCGAAGGCGAAGCCGTCGCGCGACTGAACCTGTGGATCTCGGTGCCGGCGCTGTTTCTCGCCTTCGCCATCTGGCAGGTGTGGAGCGTGGTGGCCGTGAGCCTGCCCGCGCTCGGCTTCCACTACTCGACGAACCAGCTGTTCTGGCTCGCCGCCGCGCCCGCGCTGAGCGGCGCGACGCTGCGCATCTTCTACTCGTTCATGGTGCCGCTCGTGGGCGGGCGCCGCTGGACGGCGATCTCCACTGCCTCGCTGCTGATTCCCGCGCTCGGCATCGGCTTCGCCGTGCAGGACAACACGACGAGCTACCCCACCATGCTGCTGCTCGCGCTGCTGTGCGGCTTCGGCGGCGGCAACTTCAGCTCGAGCATGGCCAACATCAGCTTCTTCTTTCCGAAGGAGCGCAAGGGTTCGGCGCTCGGCGTGAATGCGGGCCTCGGCAACCTGGGTGTCTCGGTGGTGCAGTTCCTGAGCCCGCTCGTGGTGACGGCCGGTGTCTTCGGCATCTTCGGCGGCGCGCCGCAAACCATCATCAAGAATCACGAGACCATCCAGGTCTGGACGCAGAACGCCGCGTTCATCTGGGTGCCGTGGATCGCCATCGCCTCGCTCGCCGCCTGGTTCGGCATGAACGATCTGGCCGAAGCCAGGGCGTCGTTCTCCGAGCAAGCCGTGATCTTCCGCCGCAAGCACAACTGGCTCATGTGCGTGCTCTATCTGGGCACCTTCGGCTCGTTCATCGGTTATGCGGCGGGCTTTCCGCTTCTCATCAAGAGCCAGTTCCCCGGCATCAACCCGCTCGCCTACGCATGGCTCGGACCGCTCGGCGGCGCGGTGGTGCGTCCGTTCGGCGGCTGGCTCGCGGACCGGCTCGGCGGCGCGCGCGTCACGCTCTGGAACTTCGTCGTGATGGCCTGCGCCGTGGGCGGCGTGCTGTACTTCCTGCCCACCGGCCCTTCGGGCGGCGTGTTCGGCGGCTTCTTCACGAGCTTCCTCGTGCTGTTCCTGACCACGGGCATCGGCAACGGCTCGACGTTTCGCATGATCCCCGTGATCTTCCAGACGCTGAAGCTGCGCGAAGTGAACGCGAAGGACCGCGATGCCGTGGCGCGCGCCACGAAGGAAGGCAACACCGAAGCCGCCGCCACGCTCGGCTTTTCCGCCGCGATGGCGGCCTACGGCGGCTTCTTCATCCCGAAGAGCTACGGCAGCTCCATCGCGCTCACGGGCGGCCCGGAAGCGGCGCTCTACGTGTTCATCGCCTTCTACCTCATCTGCATCGCCGTGACCTGGTGGCACTACGCCCGCCGCAACGCGCCTATGCCCTGCTGA
- a CDS encoding MFS transporter — MRSSPTPVPRKAWSVLAVSTFAFTVCFMVWMMFAVIGIPIRKTLGLNATEFGLLTAMPVLSGSLIRVPLGIWTDRFGGRIVMAVLLAVVVPAVWLMAYATQYWHYLAIGMVLGLAGGAFSVGTPYVARWFPKERQGTAMGVFGAGNSGAAVNKFLAPALLVAYGWTSVPKVYAALLLGTLIVFWLGSASDPKHLVPANTTFTEQLRVLKDPKVLRYCQYYSIVFGGYVGLSLWMVQYYVGEYGLDIRVAALLAACFSLPGGVLRAIGGVLSDRHGAHRVTWWVMWVSWVCLFLLSYPQTSFTVSTVAGAKTFHVGLNVYAFTALMFLLGICWAFGKASVFKYISNDFSHNIGAVSGIVGLAGGLGGFLLPILFGALLDLTGIRSSAFMLLYGIVWVSLIWMYWTEVRTANVLNVPDLRPSQGESK; from the coding sequence GTGCGCAGCTCCCCCACTCCCGTTCCCCGCAAAGCCTGGTCCGTACTCGCGGTCAGCACCTTCGCGTTCACCGTGTGCTTCATGGTCTGGATGATGTTTGCCGTCATCGGCATTCCCATCCGCAAGACGCTCGGACTGAACGCGACGGAATTCGGCTTGCTCACCGCGATGCCGGTGCTCTCCGGGTCGCTGATCCGCGTGCCGCTCGGTATCTGGACCGACCGCTTCGGCGGCCGCATCGTCATGGCCGTGCTGCTCGCCGTCGTCGTGCCCGCCGTGTGGCTGATGGCGTATGCCACGCAGTACTGGCACTACCTCGCCATCGGCATGGTGCTGGGGCTGGCGGGCGGCGCGTTCTCCGTGGGCACGCCCTACGTCGCGCGCTGGTTCCCGAAAGAGCGGCAAGGCACGGCGATGGGCGTGTTCGGCGCGGGCAACTCGGGCGCCGCGGTCAACAAGTTTCTCGCGCCCGCGCTGCTGGTCGCCTACGGCTGGACGAGCGTGCCCAAGGTCTACGCCGCGCTGCTGCTCGGCACGCTGATCGTCTTCTGGCTGGGCAGCGCAAGCGACCCGAAGCATCTCGTGCCCGCGAACACGACCTTCACCGAACAGTTGCGCGTGCTGAAAGACCCGAAGGTGCTGCGCTACTGTCAGTACTACAGCATCGTGTTCGGCGGCTATGTGGGCTTGAGCCTCTGGATGGTGCAGTACTACGTCGGCGAATACGGGCTCGACATTCGTGTCGCGGCGCTGCTTGCGGCCTGCTTCTCGCTGCCGGGCGGCGTGCTGCGTGCCATCGGCGGCGTGCTCTCGGACCGTCACGGCGCGCACCGCGTCACCTGGTGGGTGATGTGGGTGAGCTGGGTCTGCCTCTTCCTGCTGAGCTACCCGCAGACCTCTTTCACCGTATCGACCGTGGCCGGCGCGAAGACCTTCCACGTCGGCCTCAACGTCTACGCCTTCACCGCGCTGATGTTCCTGCTCGGCATCTGCTGGGCCTTCGGCAAGGCGAGCGTCTTCAAGTACATCAGCAACGACTTCTCGCACAACATCGGCGCCGTGAGCGGCATCGTCGGCCTGGCCGGCGGCCTCGGCGGTTTCCTGCTGCCCATTCTGTTCGGGGCGCTGCTCGATCTCACCGGCATCCGCTCCAGCGCCTTCATGCTGCTTTACGGAATCGTCTGGGTCTCGCTGATCTGGATGTACTGGACCGAAGTGCGCACGGCCAACGTGCTCAATGTGCCGGATCTGCGCCCCTCTCAAGGAGAATCCAAATGA
- a CDS encoding response regulator: MTADTLVPSLNIFLVEDSTLVRKRLAALLETVGGVKIVGEADEPVSALAGIAAAEDVDIAIVDLQLLDGSSGLTVLKGLASQHPGIVAIVLTNSALPQYRDACFAAGARYFFDKATEIGTLRDVVRRFAEGTESV, encoded by the coding sequence ATGACTGCGGATACCCTCGTGCCCTCACTGAACATCTTTCTCGTGGAAGATTCGACGCTCGTGCGCAAGCGGCTCGCCGCTTTGCTCGAGACGGTCGGTGGCGTGAAGATCGTGGGCGAGGCGGACGAGCCGGTCTCGGCGCTGGCGGGCATCGCCGCCGCCGAAGACGTGGATATCGCGATCGTCGACCTGCAACTGCTCGACGGCAGCAGCGGCCTCACGGTGCTCAAGGGGCTTGCGAGCCAGCATCCGGGCATCGTGGCCATCGTGCTCACCAACTCCGCTTTGCCGCAGTATCGCGACGCCTGCTTCGCCGCGGGCGCGCGCTACTTCTTCGACAAGGCCACCGAAATCGGCACGCTGCGCGACGTGGTGCGGCGCTTTGCCGAGGGCACCGAGTCTGTCTGA
- a CDS encoding CBS domain-containing protein — protein MHVGKIVTRPVETCGVNESASALAARMRQSHVGNLVVIEYRNGEAVPVGLVTDRDLVVTVLATNQDPERVTAGEIMSRGVVVANEGDDVSVALEQMRRSGVRRLPVVDETGKLTGIVAMDDVVEYLASMLVDVSRVGRLQAIEEQRFRG, from the coding sequence ATGCACGTCGGAAAAATCGTTACGCGTCCCGTGGAGACCTGCGGCGTCAACGAGAGCGCCTCGGCGCTTGCCGCACGCATGCGTCAGTCGCACGTGGGCAATCTCGTGGTCATCGAATATCGCAACGGCGAGGCGGTGCCGGTCGGGCTCGTGACCGACCGCGATCTCGTCGTCACCGTGCTGGCCACCAACCAGGACCCCGAGCGCGTCACGGCGGGCGAGATCATGTCGCGCGGCGTGGTGGTCGCGAACGAGGGCGACGACGTGAGCGTCGCGCTCGAACAGATGCGCCGCTCGGGCGTGCGCCGCCTGCCGGTGGTCGACGAAACCGGCAAGCTCACCGGCATTGTCGCGATGGATGACGTGGTCGAATATCTCGCCTCCATGCTCGTGGACGTGTCGCGCGTGGGGCGCTTGCAGGCGATCGAGGAGCAGCGCTTCAGGGGGTAG
- a CDS encoding SfnB family sulfur acquisition oxidoreductase — translation MSLTSPTSLQSIPPAPSTARLPRPPDLARVQRIADDAAALAAARTLADAFAQGAAARDRERALPWDELDQWSESGLGAITVPREYGGAEVSYATLAEVFVTLCEADPALGQIPQNHFGVLGLLREAGTREQQARFYGEVLAGRRLGNAGPERRANAAGAVAAPTILQGTTRLQTTPHGLRLSGRRFYSTGALFAHRIPTRATDDEGRAVQVWVPRDAPGLAVIDDWSAFGQRVTASGTVVFDNVPVEASDVVAVWAIADQPGLYGPTSQLIQAAIDQGIAQAAVADALGFVRERARPWIDSGLDHASDDPYIIADVGRLEIDLHAAHEVLMEAGRTLDDLAARQRQSPLDAEASARASVAVAEAKVLTTRIALEASEKLFELAGSAATRAAHNLDRHWRNARTHTLHDPVRWKLHLLGNYHLNHVLPARHAWN, via the coding sequence ATGTCGCTCACGTCGCCAACGTCGCTTCAGTCCATCCCGCCTGCGCCTTCCACAGCGCGCCTTCCTCGACCGCCCGACCTCGCACGCGTGCAGCGCATCGCCGACGATGCCGCCGCACTCGCCGCTGCGCGCACGCTCGCCGACGCCTTCGCACAAGGCGCCGCCGCTCGCGACCGCGAGCGCGCGCTGCCGTGGGACGAACTCGATCAGTGGTCCGAAAGCGGCCTCGGCGCCATCACCGTGCCGCGCGAATACGGCGGAGCCGAGGTGTCGTACGCCACGCTCGCCGAAGTGTTCGTCACGCTGTGCGAGGCCGACCCGGCGCTCGGCCAGATTCCGCAGAACCACTTCGGCGTGCTCGGTCTGCTGCGCGAAGCCGGCACGCGGGAACAGCAAGCGCGCTTCTACGGCGAAGTGCTGGCGGGCCGCCGCCTCGGCAACGCAGGCCCGGAGCGTCGCGCCAACGCAGCCGGCGCCGTGGCCGCGCCCACTATCCTGCAAGGCACCACGCGCCTGCAGACCACGCCGCACGGCCTGCGCCTCTCGGGCCGGCGCTTCTATTCGACGGGCGCGCTTTTCGCGCATCGCATCCCCACGCGCGCCACCGACGACGAAGGCCGCGCCGTCCAGGTCTGGGTGCCGCGCGACGCGCCGGGGCTCGCCGTGATCGACGACTGGAGCGCCTTCGGCCAGCGCGTTACGGCGAGCGGCACCGTCGTGTTCGACAACGTTCCCGTCGAGGCGAGCGACGTCGTTGCCGTCTGGGCGATTGCCGACCAGCCGGGCCTCTACGGTCCCACCTCGCAGCTGATCCAGGCCGCCATCGATCAAGGCATCGCGCAGGCCGCCGTCGCCGACGCGCTCGGTTTCGTGCGCGAGCGCGCCCGGCCCTGGATCGACTCGGGCCTCGATCACGCGAGCGACGACCCCTACATCATCGCGGACGTCGGCCGGCTGGAGATCGACCTGCACGCCGCGCACGAAGTGCTGATGGAAGCGGGCCGCACGCTCGACGACCTCGCGGCCCGGCAACGGCAAAGTCCACTGGATGCCGAAGCGAGCGCGCGGGCCTCGGTGGCCGTGGCCGAAGCGAAGGTGCTCACCACGCGCATCGCGCTCGAAGCGAGCGAGAAGCTCTTCGAACTGGCGGGCTCCGCGGCCACGCGCGCTGCGCACAACCTCGACCGCCACTGGCGCAACGCCCGCACGCATACGCTGCACGACCCGGTGCGCTGGAAGCTGCACCTGCTCGGCAACTATCACCTGAACCACGTGCTGCCCGCGCGCCACGCCTGGAACTGA
- a CDS encoding SfnB family sulfur acquisition oxidoreductase, producing MTVELTAAPDAVSTRAAASAVSAAPAPLPTAPAAPNAPTVPERIENDAHAVQTAIRLAAQFAPQAALRDRERRLPWAELDAFVASGLWGITVPREYGGPGVKAGTLAEVIATISAADGSLGQIPQNHFYALEVLRVGGSAAQQRFFYDRVLAGERFGNALAEIGQRDFKRRTRLTRTSAGWHIDGRKFYCTGALYAHWIPTLVVAEEDGREVSYLAFVPRHAKGVTVIDDWDGFGQRVTGSGSVQFEHVEVEPEWVVPFQASFERATTIGPLAQIMHAAIDLGQARGAFAAALDFVREHARPWIDAKVARAADDPLAIVQFGDLAARLRGAEALLRRAGRFVDAAQAAPDEASVAEASIAVAEARAATTTVSLDAGSRLFELAGTAATLDGLGLDRFWRNARTHTLHDPVRWKYHAIGNFYLNGKRPPRHGAL from the coding sequence ATGACCGTCGAATTGACCGCGGCGCCCGATGCTGTGTCGACGCGAGCCGCTGCATCTGCCGTATCGGCCGCGCCCGCGCCATTGCCCACCGCACCGGCCGCACCGAATGCGCCGACCGTGCCCGAGCGGATCGAAAACGACGCCCATGCCGTTCAGACCGCCATTCGCCTTGCCGCGCAATTCGCGCCGCAGGCCGCGCTGCGCGACCGCGAGCGCCGCCTGCCGTGGGCCGAGCTCGATGCCTTCGTCGCGAGCGGCTTGTGGGGCATCACCGTGCCGCGCGAGTACGGCGGGCCCGGCGTCAAGGCGGGCACGCTCGCCGAAGTGATCGCGACGATTTCCGCCGCGGACGGCTCGCTCGGCCAGATCCCGCAGAACCACTTCTACGCGCTCGAAGTGCTGCGCGTGGGCGGCAGTGCGGCGCAGCAGCGCTTCTTCTACGACCGCGTGCTCGCGGGCGAGCGCTTCGGCAACGCGCTCGCCGAGATCGGCCAGCGCGACTTCAAGCGCCGCACGCGGCTCACGCGCACGAGCGCGGGCTGGCATATCGACGGCCGCAAGTTCTATTGCACCGGCGCGCTCTACGCGCACTGGATCCCGACGCTCGTCGTGGCCGAAGAAGACGGTCGCGAGGTCTCGTATCTCGCATTCGTGCCGCGCCACGCGAAAGGGGTGACCGTGATCGACGACTGGGACGGGTTCGGGCAACGCGTGACCGGCAGCGGTTCCGTGCAGTTCGAGCATGTGGAAGTGGAACCCGAATGGGTGGTGCCGTTCCAGGCGTCGTTCGAGCGCGCAACCACCATCGGGCCCCTCGCGCAGATCATGCATGCCGCCATCGATCTGGGCCAGGCGCGCGGCGCGTTCGCCGCCGCGCTCGATTTCGTGCGCGAGCACGCGCGCCCATGGATCGACGCGAAGGTGGCGCGCGCCGCGGACGACCCGCTCGCCATCGTGCAATTCGGCGACCTCGCCGCACGGCTGCGCGGCGCCGAGGCGTTGCTGCGCCGCGCGGGGCGTTTCGTCGATGCCGCGCAGGCGGCGCCTGACGAAGCCTCCGTTGCCGAAGCCTCCATCGCCGTGGCCGAAGCACGCGCGGCCACCACCACCGTTTCGCTCGACGCGGGCTCGCGCCTCTTCGAACTCGCGGGCACGGCGGCCACGCTCGACGGCCTCGGCCTCGACCGTTTCTGGCGCAACGCGCGCACGCACACCCTGCACGACCCGGTGCGCTGGAAGTACCACGCTATCGGCAACTTCTATCTGAACGGCAAACGGCCGCCGCGCCACGGAGCCCTGTAA
- a CDS encoding LLM class flavin-dependent oxidoreductase, translating into MANTRARKRILLNAFNMNCVGHINHGLWTHPRDRSSDYRLLSYWTDLARTLERGLFDGLFLADIVGVYDVYQRNVDVTLRESIQLPVNDPTLLVPAMAAATQHLGFGVTVNLTYEAPYLLARRFSTLDHLTQGRIGWNIVTGYLDSAARAMGQPAQLPHDERYDRADEYLEVLYQLWEGSWENDAVRRDKAARVYADPAKVHRVEHTGRYYDVHGYHLAEPSPQRTPVLFQAGSSGRGQRFAARHAECVFISPPNREVGRETVRALREQLVKAGRRPEDVKVFVGAAVVPGATEAEAREKHADYLHYASREAGLAHFAASTGIDYAQYDLDEPVDYSPGNAIESATRTAQAHGWTRRKLLDLFALGGRYPAIVGTADQVADELQKWVDEADVDGFNLSRTVVPESYEDFVDLVVPELQNRGLYKTAYEAGTLRHKLFGEGDTLAARHAGAAFRVGQPHASGSEIPDRRERGDARVSAATSTAAPAKSI; encoded by the coding sequence ATGGCGAACACGCGCGCCCGCAAACGCATCCTGCTCAACGCGTTCAACATGAACTGCGTCGGCCACATCAACCACGGGCTGTGGACGCATCCGCGCGACCGCTCCTCGGACTACCGGCTGCTGTCGTACTGGACGGACCTCGCTCGCACGCTCGAACGCGGCCTCTTCGACGGGCTTTTTCTGGCGGACATCGTGGGCGTCTACGACGTGTATCAGCGCAACGTCGACGTGACGCTGCGCGAATCGATCCAGTTGCCGGTCAACGATCCGACGCTGCTCGTGCCCGCGATGGCCGCCGCCACGCAGCATCTGGGCTTCGGCGTGACGGTCAATCTCACCTACGAGGCGCCGTATCTGCTCGCACGGCGCTTCTCGACGCTCGACCACCTCACGCAAGGCCGCATCGGCTGGAACATCGTGACGGGCTACCTGGACAGCGCGGCGCGCGCGATGGGGCAGCCCGCGCAACTGCCGCACGACGAGCGCTACGACCGCGCCGACGAGTATCTCGAGGTGCTCTATCAGCTTTGGGAGGGCAGCTGGGAGAACGACGCGGTGCGGCGTGACAAGGCCGCGCGCGTCTACGCGGATCCGGCGAAGGTGCACCGCGTGGAGCACACAGGCCGCTACTACGACGTGCACGGCTACCACCTCGCGGAGCCCTCGCCGCAACGCACGCCGGTATTGTTCCAGGCGGGCAGTTCCGGCCGCGGGCAGCGCTTTGCCGCGCGTCACGCGGAATGCGTGTTCATTTCGCCGCCCAACCGCGAGGTGGGACGCGAAACGGTGCGCGCGTTGCGCGAGCAGCTCGTGAAAGCGGGCAGACGGCCCGAGGACGTGAAGGTATTCGTCGGCGCGGCCGTGGTGCCCGGCGCGACCGAGGCCGAAGCGCGCGAGAAGCACGCCGACTATCTGCACTATGCGAGCCGCGAGGCAGGCCTCGCGCACTTCGCGGCGAGCACGGGCATCGACTACGCGCAGTACGACCTCGACGAGCCGGTGGACTACTCGCCGGGCAACGCCATCGAATCCGCCACGCGCACCGCGCAGGCGCACGGCTGGACACGCCGCAAGCTGCTAGACCTCTTCGCGTTGGGCGGGCGCTATCCGGCCATCGTCGGTACGGCGGACCAGGTGGCCGACGAATTGCAGAAGTGGGTGGACGAAGCCGACGTGGACGGTTTCAACCTGAGCCGCACCGTCGTGCCGGAGAGCTACGAAGACTTCGTGGATCTCGTCGTGCCCGAGCTGCAGAACCGCGGCCTCTACAAGACGGCTTACGAAGCGGGCACGTTGCGGCACAAGCTGTTCGGCGAAGGCGATACGCTGGCCGCGCGGCATGCGGGGGCAGCGTTCCGCGTCGGGCAACCGCATGCTTCGGGATCCGAAATACCGGATCGCCGCGAACGAGGCGACGCACGCGTGTCTGCTGCGACATCCACGGCGGCGCCCGCGAAAAGCATATGA
- a CDS encoding MFS transporter, with amino-acid sequence MSTVADASNLSPAVSTDAADAVHPPPHGDASAPRIVRSAEDVARMVGEGASTGGNARWVIAIALGGVFLDAYDLTSLAYGVKDIAREFALSPAQVGLVSAAITFGAILGALVGGYLTDRIGRYRVFMADMLFFVVAAIAAGFAPNAWVLGGARFLMGFGVGLDLPVAMAFLAEFSKVTGKGSKAASVAAWCPAWYAATSTCYLLILGLYAALPEHQLGWLWRFTLAFGAVPALLIIAVRSRYISESPVWAANQGDLEGAARILKRAYGVEVVVQREHTATHEPRVASWRSYGALFRGRYARRTVLAATIGAASSFGYNAIVYGLPVILASFLKQGPLTAIVAALTLNLLFAFVGGLIGVRFVSRFGAWKMTAVGHALQFASLIGLALIGRPGSGVFVVLAILLLGGYLLGQGFGPGAHSMSFASLSYPTSLRGVGVGFNQTLVRTASTVSLFLFPILAAALGTQVFWVIALAPLTSLVVLLLIRWDPAGYDIDAEDYGRGAVAAA; translated from the coding sequence ATGTCCACCGTTGCCGACGCTTCGAATCTTTCCCCCGCTGTTTCCACCGATGCCGCCGACGCGGTCCATCCACCGCCGCACGGCGACGCATCGGCACCGCGCATCGTGCGGTCCGCCGAAGACGTCGCGCGCATGGTCGGCGAGGGCGCCTCGACGGGCGGCAACGCGCGCTGGGTCATCGCCATTGCGCTGGGCGGCGTGTTCCTCGACGCCTACGACCTCACTTCGCTCGCGTACGGCGTGAAGGACATTGCCCGCGAGTTCGCGCTGAGTCCCGCCCAGGTGGGGCTCGTGTCGGCAGCCATTACGTTCGGCGCGATCCTGGGCGCGCTGGTGGGCGGCTATCTCACGGATCGCATCGGACGCTATCGCGTCTTCATGGCCGACATGCTGTTCTTCGTGGTGGCCGCGATTGCGGCCGGGTTCGCGCCCAACGCGTGGGTGCTGGGCGGCGCGCGCTTTTTGATGGGCTTCGGCGTGGGGCTCGACCTGCCGGTGGCCATGGCGTTTCTCGCGGAGTTTTCGAAGGTGACGGGCAAGGGCAGCAAGGCCGCGAGCGTCGCGGCATGGTGCCCGGCGTGGTACGCCGCCACGAGCACCTGCTATCTGCTGATCCTCGGGCTCTATGCGGCGCTGCCCGAGCATCAGCTGGGCTGGCTGTGGCGCTTCACGCTCGCGTTCGGCGCGGTGCCGGCGCTCCTCATCATCGCCGTGCGCAGCCGCTATATCAGCGAGTCGCCCGTGTGGGCCGCGAATCAGGGCGACCTGGAAGGCGCGGCGCGCATTCTCAAGCGGGCGTATGGCGTTGAGGTCGTCGTCCAGCGCGAGCATACCGCCACGCACGAGCCGCGCGTGGCCTCCTGGCGCAGCTACGGCGCGCTCTTTCGCGGACGCTACGCGCGGCGCACGGTGCTGGCCGCGACGATCGGCGCGGCGTCCTCGTTCGGCTACAACGCAATCGTCTACGGCTTGCCCGTGATTCTCGCGAGCTTTCTCAAGCAGGGGCCGCTCACCGCCATCGTCGCGGCGCTGACGCTGAACCTGCTGTTCGCGTTCGTGGGCGGTTTGATCGGCGTGCGCTTCGTGTCGCGCTTCGGCGCATGGAAGATGACCGCGGTGGGCCACGCGTTGCAGTTCGCGTCGCTGATCGGACTCGCGCTCATCGGGCGGCCCGGCAGCGGCGTGTTCGTGGTGCTCGCCATCCTGCTGCTGGGCGGCTATCTGTTGGGGCAAGGGTTCGGGCCGGGTGCGCACAGCATGAGCTTCGCGTCGCTCAGCTACCCGACTTCGCTGCGCGGCGTGGGCGTGGGCTTCAACCAGACGCTCGTGCGCACGGCCTCCACGGTCTCGCTGTTCCTGTTTCCGATTCTCGCGGCGGCGCTCGGCACGCAGGTGTTCTGGGTCATCGCGCTCGCGCCGTTGACCTCGCTCGTCGTGCTGTTGCTCATCCGCTGGGACCCGGCGGGCTACGACATCGACGCCGAGGACTACGGGCGAGGCGCGGTTGCCGCGGCGTAG